From a single Anaerolineales bacterium genomic region:
- the hisG gene encoding ATP phosphoribosyltransferase — MTQSIIRLSLPSKGRLESDALDFLAEAGLRVFKPNPRQYEAQVPSLPELGIIFQRPADIVVSVRQGSIDFGITGMDVIEEKRGTNGEILVLHDALGFGHCALKLAVPEAWTNVADIPSLKKYSTTLNHPLRVATKFPVLTERFLKQHDIPNILISAEGTLETAPTIGYADIISDLVSSGQTLQDNRLRALPDGLIQPSQAALIANRKTLQTNPNVLEMARRLLEYIEAHLRAKENLLVIANMRGRSPEAIASKLFTQTSVGGLQGPTISPIVTRESDQGWYSVSIVVPRSRLPQAITELRSVGGSGIIVSPVTYIFEEEPPRYKAMLDALK; from the coding sequence ATGACCCAATCCATCATTCGCCTCTCCCTCCCATCCAAAGGACGCCTCGAAAGCGACGCGCTTGACTTCCTCGCTGAAGCAGGCTTGCGTGTATTCAAACCAAATCCACGGCAATATGAAGCGCAAGTGCCGTCATTGCCTGAGTTGGGGATCATCTTTCAGCGCCCTGCGGACATCGTCGTAAGCGTGCGCCAGGGTTCGATTGACTTCGGCATTACAGGTATGGATGTCATCGAAGAGAAGCGTGGCACAAACGGCGAGATCCTCGTCCTGCACGATGCGCTCGGATTCGGTCATTGTGCTCTCAAGCTTGCCGTCCCTGAAGCATGGACGAATGTTGCCGACATTCCATCGCTCAAAAAATATTCGACGACTCTCAATCATCCATTGCGCGTGGCGACCAAGTTTCCCGTTCTTACTGAACGTTTTCTCAAACAACACGATATTCCGAACATATTGATCTCCGCCGAAGGCACGCTTGAAACCGCGCCGACAATTGGATATGCCGACATCATCTCCGACCTGGTTTCATCGGGACAGACCCTGCAAGACAACCGTCTGCGTGCGCTGCCCGATGGTCTCATCCAACCGTCACAAGCCGCGCTAATTGCGAATCGCAAAACGCTGCAAACGAATCCCAACGTGCTTGAGATGGCGCGCCGTTTGCTTGAGTACATCGAAGCGCATCTTCGGGCGAAGGAAAATCTCCTCGTCATCGCGAACATGCGCGGGCGGAGTCCAGAAGCGATTGCGTCCAAGCTGTTCACGCAAACATCGGTCGGCGGTTTGCAAGGTCCCACCATCAGCCCCATCGTCACGCGCGAGTCCGATCAAGGCTGGTATTCGGTCAGCATCGTTGTGCCGCGCAGCCGCCTTCCACAAGCCATCACCGAACTTCGCAGCGTCGGTGGAAGCGGCATCATCGTTTCGCCCGTCACTTATATTTTTGAAGAAGAGCCGCCGCGCTACAAAGCCATGCTGGACGCGCTCAAATAG